The DNA sequence GCTTGCGCACTTCAGCGAGCAGTTCAAGGAACTGGAGAAGCTGATGCAGGGCTAAGCCCCGCCGCGGCGCTGCTCTGAATGCATGTCACAATTGCGAGGAAGGGTGTAAATGTGATTGACCGAAACCACCGCGGTGCCTAATCGTATACCCATGTAGACCACTATTGGGTATTGAATTCAAGGAAAGGAGCCGCTATGGCGGACGGCAAGCGTAATGCCATCAACTGGTTTGAAATCCCCGCGAATAACTTCCAGCGGGCGGTCAAATTCTACGAAACGATTCTCGGTTCGTCGCTGCACACCTCAAATATGGGCGGCTGCGACATGGCCTTTCTGCCCGCCGATGAAGGCAAGGTCGGCGGCGCGGTCATCCAGCACGGCGAAGTGAAACCGAGCGGCCAGGGCACCCGGGTTTACCTCAACTGCAATCCCGATCTGGCGCCGATCCTCGCGCGCGTGGAGGCGGCCGGCGGCAAAGTCGAAGTGCCGAAGACCCAGATCACCCCGGAGATCGGCTTCTTCGCCTTCGTTATCGACTCCGAAGGCAACCGCGTCGGTCTGCACTCCATGAGCTAATCCCCCCGAAACAAAACGGTCACCCGCAAGGGTGACCGTTTGCGTGTCTCCTCGCTTGACGCGGGCGCGGTTAGCCGCGCAACTCGAAAATGCGGCCCTCAATCATCAGCAAATGAATCCGCTGATCACCGGCGGCACTGACCAGGTCAAGCAACTTCTGCGCCGTCGCTACTTCTTCAATCTGCTCATCGATGAACCACGCCAGGAAATTCGCCGTCGCACGGTCATTGGCCTTTTCCGCAACATCGGCGCATTCGTTGATCAGTCGCGTGATCTTCTTCTCATGCTCCAGCGCCGTCTCGACGATCTCCTTCACCGACTTGTAATCGGCCTTCGGCGTCTCCAGCGTCGCCAATTTCACCGGCGCGCCGACTTCAACTAAGTAGTGCGCGATCTTGGTGGCGTGCGCCATCTCTTCGCCGGCCTGCTTCTCAAACCACTTGGCGAAACCGTTAAAACCCATCTCATTCAGCTTGTAGGACATCTGCAGGTAGGTCCAGTACGAGAAGAATTCCTCTTTCACCTGGGCGTTCAGTTTGTCCGCAACAGCCTGGGGAACCATCATAATCAATCTCCTTCACGGTAACGTGCACGCGGGCACGGTTGCAAGTCAATCTTCTTTCTACGCGCCGGAGATTATCGAGATTTGTGAATATTATCGCAATGGGGAAGAAGCCTGACCGTCGAGAAAGCGCAGCACTCGCGCGAGAACATGGAACTGCGAGAAGCGCGACCACGCCTTGCGCATCGCCGCTGTCGCCATCTGTCGCCGTTCCTGCGGCTGACTCCGGAAGTGGGCAAAGAGCTTGACGTACTCCGCCGGCGAGTTAGCAATTGCTAATTCCGATTCGTCATAAAGTGAACCCAGCGCCGCCGGCTTGTCGACCAGTTGAAACGCGCCAACCGCCGCAAGAACGTGGGTGCGTTCGTTGACCTCGCTGAACCGCTCGATCTGCGCCCGTAAATGATAGTTGGGGCAGATCGCGGCAAATCCGTACAACAGCGCCGCTTCACTCTGGCGGAGATTCATAAACCGTCCCGGCCAGCCGGTACCGGCCAGAATCCCGCCGTGGCTGCGCACAATCGGTAACAGATAATCGGTCGTCTCCTGAAGCTTCAACTCCGAGTTCGTACCGACGAAAGCGAAGTCCCACAACTCGCACGCCGGTTGTGCAAAGTGAATCAGCGGATTGAAGGCAAACGGCAGCGACAAAAGTGGGGTCGTCTGCCTAGCCAGAACTTCATCACGCGACGGATCCAGATGAAACGTAATGCGGAAATCGGCGTCGCGCTCATTGCCGCGAAACTCCGAGCACAAACCTAGCCGCAGCGATTTGGTGCGCGAATACTCGGAGAGCACCCGGTCGAATGGAGCAGTCACTACCGCTTCCGTATCCACAGAAATCAAGGTCGTGGGGCGAAATGCTTCAAGTGATACTTTAAGATCATCATCAGTCGTAACCAACTTGGCCGGCACCCCCAAATACTCCAGGCATTGCTGCCAACTTTCAAAGATATAGTAAAGCGCTCCCATTTTCAGACTCGGGCTGTAGAGCAGAATGCGCTGCTTGGAAGCACCAAAGCGATTGTGGTGTTCTGCCAGCAGAGTCTGCCGCAATCGGCGATTTTCGACGACAATTTCCGCCCGCTCGTCATCCGCGCAATTCGCCGAGAACCATTGCAAGGTCCGCAGCAACTGGTGCGTCTTGATAGCTGCCTTGGTATCGGCGAGGGTCACGCGCCCGTACACAGCAGCCAGATTCTGGTGGGCGTCGGCGTAGTCGGGCCGCAGCGACAGTGCTTTGTGCAGCAGATTCAATGCCGTCTCGTACTGCCGGCCCTGAAAGCAGAGAACGGCGGCATTGTTGAGCGTCTCCGGATCATTTGGCTCCGATCGTAGAGCGCAGTCAGTGTAATGCCACGCCCCTTTGAAGTCGCCCAGCGCCAGACAACATTCTCCCATCAGCCGCAGCGCGGCGGCATCAGTCGGGAGATCGCCCAGAATCGACTCACACAACAGCGCCGCCTCCGTCGCCAGCCCCGTCTGCAGCAGCTCCTGCACGCGACTGAGCGAGCGCGACTGGTCAATGGCGGATTGTGTCGGCATATCCTGTTTCATCGGCAAACAGCGCTAATGCTGTAGCCCGCTCCGAATCAAGCGGAAGCGCGCCGGTGCCGACAATGTCAGAGTACCCGAATTGCGAGGGAATCGTATGTCGATTGCAATGGAAATCATTGAATGGCTTGACCCCACCGGCGAAGAAATGATCTACCGCATCCCGCAGGAAGGATCGGCCGACTTCAAGCTGGGCGCGCAGTTGATCGTGCGCGACAGCCAGATGGCGATCTTCTTCAAGGACGGCCACGCCTGCGACTTGTTTACGACTGGCAGACATACCTTGACGACGTTGAATATCCCGATCCTGACCCGTCTGCTGTCGTTGCCGTGGGGCTTTGAATCGCCGTTTCGTGCCGAGGTCTACTTCATCAATCTCAAGACCTTCATCAGCCTGAAGTGGGGCACCCGGCATCCGGTGACCTTCCGCGACAGCAAGTTGGGACTGATTCGCCTGCGCGGGCACGGCGCATACACGATCAAGATCGCGCAGCCGCTGCTGTTCCTGAATACGATCGTCGGACGTCAGGCGAAGTATACCACCGACGACATCCAGGGCTATCTCCGCGACGTTATCGTGGCGCGCATGAACGACATGCTCGGCGAAAAGCTCGATTCGATTCTGGATCTGCCGCGCGAGTACGACGAATTGGCGCTGGCGTTCAAGCAGCGGGTCGATAACGAATTCGAAAAATACGGGCTGGAACTGATCGATTTCTACATCGCCTCGATCACGCCTCCCGAGGAAGTCTCCAAACTGATCGACCAGCGCTCCGGCATGGAGGCGGTCGGCGATCTGGACAAATTCCTCAAATTCGAAATGGCGCGCGGCCTGGCCACCTCCGGCGTCGCCGGCGAAACCGGCAGCACCGTCGGCATGGCGGCGGGCGTCGGCGTGATGATGCCGGCATTAATGTCGCGTGTCTTCGCGCCCGATCAAGTCGAACTGCGTACCCAACCATTGGATACCGTCACCTGCCCGAAATGCCATACCGACACGCCGGTGCAATCGCGGTACTGCTATCGCTGCGGCAATCCGATGGTGATTCAGAACGCCTGCCCGAGTTGCCGGCAGGAATTGCCAAGCGAGGCCAAGTTCTGCTTCCACTGCGGCGCCAAGCTGGACGCGCGGCCGCATTGCCCGCACTGCCAGGCCGAACTGATTCCGGGCTCGCGCTTCTGCGGCTCCTGCGGCAAGGCCGTCGACAATGGCTCCGCCACGCAGCAGTAGCGGCTACTGCATCAGCACCACTTGCCCCGGCTGCGGCGGGA is a window from the Candidatus Zixiibacteriota bacterium genome containing:
- a CDS encoding glycosyltransferase gives rise to the protein MPTQSAIDQSRSLSRVQELLQTGLATEAALLCESILGDLPTDAAALRLMGECCLALGDFKGAWHYTDCALRSEPNDPETLNNAAVLCFQGRQYETALNLLHKALSLRPDYADAHQNLAAVYGRVTLADTKAAIKTHQLLRTLQWFSANCADDERAEIVVENRRLRQTLLAEHHNRFGASKQRILLYSPSLKMGALYYIFESWQQCLEYLGVPAKLVTTDDDLKVSLEAFRPTTLISVDTEAVVTAPFDRVLSEYSRTKSLRLGLCSEFRGNERDADFRITFHLDPSRDEVLARQTTPLLSLPFAFNPLIHFAQPACELWDFAFVGTNSELKLQETTDYLLPIVRSHGGILAGTGWPGRFMNLRQSEAALLYGFAAICPNYHLRAQIERFSEVNERTHVLAAVGAFQLVDKPAALGSLYDESELAIANSPAEYVKLFAHFRSQPQERRQMATAAMRKAWSRFSQFHVLARVLRFLDGQASSPLR
- a CDS encoding SPFH domain-containing protein yields the protein MSIAMEIIEWLDPTGEEMIYRIPQEGSADFKLGAQLIVRDSQMAIFFKDGHACDLFTTGRHTLTTLNIPILTRLLSLPWGFESPFRAEVYFINLKTFISLKWGTRHPVTFRDSKLGLIRLRGHGAYTIKIAQPLLFLNTIVGRQAKYTTDDIQGYLRDVIVARMNDMLGEKLDSILDLPREYDELALAFKQRVDNEFEKYGLELIDFYIASITPPEEVSKLIDQRSGMEAVGDLDKFLKFEMARGLATSGVAGETGSTVGMAAGVGVMMPALMSRVFAPDQVELRTQPLDTVTCPKCHTDTPVQSRYCYRCGNPMVIQNACPSCRQELPSEAKFCFHCGAKLDARPHCPHCQAELIPGSRFCGSCGKAVDNGSATQQ
- a CDS encoding ferritin, with product MMVPQAVADKLNAQVKEEFFSYWTYLQMSYKLNEMGFNGFAKWFEKQAGEEMAHATKIAHYLVEVGAPVKLATLETPKADYKSVKEIVETALEHEKKITRLINECADVAEKANDRATANFLAWFIDEQIEEVATAQKLLDLVSAAGDQRIHLLMIEGRIFELRG
- a CDS encoding VOC family protein, which gives rise to MADGKRNAINWFEIPANNFQRAVKFYETILGSSLHTSNMGGCDMAFLPADEGKVGGAVIQHGEVKPSGQGTRVYLNCNPDLAPILARVEAAGGKVEVPKTQITPEIGFFAFVIDSEGNRVGLHSMS